A region from the Silene latifolia isolate original U9 population chromosome 7, ASM4854445v1, whole genome shotgun sequence genome encodes:
- the LOC141591138 gene encoding uncharacterized protein LOC141591138, with product MVERFFMGGESSWMSDTEGITLISGPPSCGKTSLLFQYAFNILTRHFNGYIVFLCDYRRFQSHPPFLSHGLDPTSSHIFHRIQIKYIDKCDDEALKKYFAAFHLLNPCPLAVIIDDFGDFFLDRYFFLHFSPLILLHFINCQPK from the exons aTGGTGGAGAGGTTTTTCATGGGTGGTGAGAGCAGCTGGATGTCTGATACGGAGGGGATAACACTGATCTCTGGGCCTCCATCATG TGGGAAGACATCGCTGCTATTTCAGTACGCCTTCAACATCCTTACTCGTCACTTCAATGGTTACATCGTCTTTCTCTGCGATTATCGCCGTTTTCAATCCCATCCTCCATTTCTTTCCCACGGACTTGATCCTACATCATCTCATATCTTTCACCGCATTCAAATCAA GTACATTGATAAGTGTGATGATGAAGCCCTCAAGAAATATTTTGCTGCCTTCCATCTCCTTAATCCTTGTCCTCTTGCTGTTATTATTGATGATTTCGGAGATTTCTTCCTTGATAGGTATTTCTTCCTTCATTTCTCTCCCCTAATTTTACTCCACTTCATCAATTGCCAACCTAAGTAA